From the genome of Mycoplasma crocodyli MP145:
CAATATCATAATCTTTTTCATCATATATAACTAAAATGTCTTCAGGCAATATTTTATAAAAATTCGCCAATTCCTTAACAAATGTTCCGGATAAATTCATATAAGTCATCGGTTTTGCAATAATTAAATCATCTATTTTTACAAACAAACCGTTAAATTTGTTTTTATTTAATTCTAAACCTAACTTCTTTAGGATGATATCAATCACCATAAATCCTGCATTGTGTCTTGTAAATTTATATGTGTCACCAGGATTTCCTAAACCTACTATTAATCTCATAATTTAAATTATATTCCTTTATTTTTTTGTGTTTCTATTTTGATATGTGTTTTAACATCTGATATTTCAAACTTAAAATTGTGAATTAGTTGAAGATAATAATTCACACTTCCTACTATGAACAAGTGTTTTTTGGCTCTTGATATACCAGTATAAACAAGTTTTTTTCTATTCATTGTTTGGTGGGCTTTATTAACTATGTAAAATAATGTATCAACTTCGCTACCTTGAAACTTATGAATAGAAACAGCATAAGCTAAAACAATTTCTTGTTTAAATTCATTTTCAGTATATGAAATTACTTTTTTTGAATTATCTATATTATTAAACTCAACACTAATTTGATTAACAAATTCTCCTTTATCATTTTCTTTTTTTCCAAAAGATTTTATATAACCAAAATCACCATTATAAATTCCTTCATTGTTTCTATTAACTGTTTGAATAACCCTGTCATTGATTTTATAATTTACAATAATTCCGCGTTCTTTCTTAGTTATTATAGTTTCAGAAGAATTGTTCAATACTTCTTGTAATTTTTTATTTAATTCTATTAACCCATATTTACCTGAATAAACGGGCGATAGAACTATTACGTTCTCTAGTCCTTTTTCTTTAACTTCTTTTTTATAAGTAGATATGAAATCATTAGATAAGTCATCTTCATCAATAATATCAATAACATCTTTTTTAAATGGTGGGGTTTCATCTTTGTTTAAAGCAGAATAGTGATTGAATATTTCTGTCGATTCACTTCTATGATTATTGTGTAAAAAATATGTTGCGAATTTATTCGTTTCAATTAAGTCGTTTAATAAATTACCAGGACCAATTGCTGGTAATTGGTGAGCGTCACCAATTATAATAATCTTCTTTATATATTGACAATTTGTTAATAGTTTGTAAAAAATATTTATATTAACCATTGAAAATTCATCAATAATTAAAGTTTCTAATGCATTTCATTTTTCAATCATATTCTCTGCAATAAAAGCAGGAATTTCTTCATCATCTTTACTTATTGAAAGATAACTATGAATAGTACTTGCTGCATAACCACTTTTTTTGGTGATATTTGAAGATACTCTTCCTGTTGGTGTCAAGATCTTAATTTGATCTCCATATTTTGCACCTTTAGAAACAAAGTAATCAACCAGTTCTTTAATTAAAAATGTTTTACCCGTACCCGGTCCACCAGAAATGATTGAAACATTTTTTGTTACAGCGTTTATAAATGCTTTTTCTTGAAATTCATCTAATTTTGAACTTTTATAATTACTTACTTTTTCATCACTTCCTGAATTTATTTCTAACAAAAATCCATAAATAAATTCTTCTTTAATAAAAGTTGAATAAAGTGAAAAGTAATCATGATTTTTATATGTAATTTTTTTAATAACCTTTTTGTTAATTGCCTCAATAAATAAATCGGTAAAAGTGTTGTAATCTATTTCAAGATGTTTTGATAATTCGGTAAAAATATCAGTTATTCTATAAACAGTATTATTATCTATTTCTAATTCTTTTATTGAAAAATAAATAAAAGCTTCAAATCTATTAAATGATTTCTCATTGACGTTTCCTAATAAAATTGCAAATTTGTCAACATCAAAAATGTTCATGTTGTTTTCAAAAAATAAACTATAAGGATTTTTAAATTTATATTCTTTTATATAAGAACCTTTCGAAGGTTTGATTTTAGATTTTAAAGTTTCATAAAAATAAAATAAATCATTAGAAGTAAAAAAATCAATATCTTGTTTGTCATGTTGCGGCAAAAAACTGTTTAGTTCTTCTCTTTGTTTTTCTGATAATTCAGGAATTTCCATATTTGGATCATCACTTATTTTTTCTAGAAAATCTTCACCGTATTTTTCGACAATTTTTTGTGCAGTAACTTTCCCTATCGAAGGAATTGATGAACTTAAAAATCTTTCTAAGTTACCGTAAAGATCCGGAAGAACCTCAACAAATGAAATTAAATTAAATGAATCTCTTTTGTTTTTTTGCAAAACTATTTCGTAAGGAACTCTAAGTTTTGGGAAAAATTTTGTAGTAAAAACAGCATAACTTTTGCCGGTACTATCATCTCTGGAGAGAAAAAGTGCTCACCCTTTATCTTCACCACCTGCTTGTTTTCTATAGAAAACTCCTTTAAACTTAATTTGCTCACTCATATTTATTTATTATAAAGAATTAATTAATTAAGTGGTCTATTTATAAACATCAATTAACATTTTTTAAATATAATGTGGATTTTTACCAATATGCCTACAAAATAGTCTAATGTTATGTTAATAAAATGTGGATAACAATTAATTATTAACATTTTTTTAGTTCTTTAATATTATTTAAAATTTATCTTTTAAAATTAATATATGCAAAATAATAAAGAAGCAAGTTTGTTCACTTATAACTCACAATTAAATAAAATTCTGAGTCTCGACATAAATGACAAT
Proteins encoded in this window:
- a CDS encoding AAA family ATPase produces the protein MSEQIKFKGVFYRKQAGGEDKGWALFLSRDDSTGKSYAVFTTKFFPKLRVPYEIVLQKNKRDSFNLISFVEVLPDLYGNLERFLSSSIPSIGKVTAQKIVEKYGEDFLEKISDDPNMEIPELSEKQREELNSFLPQHDKQDIDFFTSNDLFYFYETLKSKIKPSKGSYIKEYKFKNPYSLFFENNMNIFDVDKFAILLGNVNEKSFNRFEAFIYFSIKELEIDNNTVYRITDIFTELSKHLEIDYNTFTDLFIEAINKKVIKKITYKNHDYFSLYSTFIKEEFIYGFLLEINSGSDEKVSNYKSSKLDEFQEKAFINAVTKNVSIISGGPGTGKTFLIKELVDYFVSKGAKYGDQIKILTPTGRVSSNITKKSGYAASTIHSYLSISKDDEEIPAFIAENMIEKWNALETLIIDEFSMVNINIFYKLLTNCQYIKKIIIIGDAHQLPAIGPGNLLNDLIETNKFATYFLHNNHRSESTEIFNHYSALNKDETPPFKKDVIDIIDEDDLSNDFISTYKKEVKEKGLENVIVLSPVYSGKYGLIELNKKLQEVLNNSSETIITKKERGIIVNYKINDRVIQTVNRNNEGIYNGDFGYIKSFGKKENDKGEFVNQISVEFNNIDNSKKVISYTENEFKQEIVLAYAVSIHKFQGSEVDTLFYIVNKAHQTMNRKKLVYTGISRAKKHLFIVGSVNYYLQLIHNFKFEISDVKTHIKIETQKNKGI